A region of Fimbriimonadaceae bacterium DNA encodes the following proteins:
- the rfbM gene encoding Mannose-1-phosphate guanylyltransferase RfbM, giving the protein MAGGSGERFWPLSRASRPKQLLSLDGSGRSMIEQAVSRISPLVAEDGVYIATAPQLVDPIRAAIPDRAILAEPCKRDTAGCMVWLAANLLAADPSARETVSMAVVASDHFITPVSEFHATVGRIWDHVEATGALGTIGIPPTRPETGYGYIETGTDLGNGIFEVKRFREKPDLPTAEVFLASGNFLWNSGMFFWKLDSFMAQLERSQPELATGVFEIAARLRELRSDDAAERFAQLPKISVDYAVMESAEQVAVAPATFDWDDAGSWDALDRFMPAGESGNVALGGAVLHEANDSVVYVEGGPLVAAIGVRGLVIVSTPDAVLVMPKERAQDVKKILESLRDSRSDLL; this is encoded by the coding sequence ATGGCGGGCGGCTCCGGCGAGCGCTTTTGGCCACTCTCCCGAGCGAGTCGCCCGAAGCAACTGCTGTCCCTGGACGGCTCGGGCCGCTCCATGATCGAGCAGGCCGTCAGCCGAATCTCTCCCTTGGTCGCGGAAGACGGCGTCTACATTGCGACCGCTCCACAGCTCGTCGACCCGATCAGAGCCGCGATTCCAGATAGGGCCATTCTCGCCGAGCCTTGCAAGCGCGACACGGCCGGCTGCATGGTCTGGCTGGCCGCCAACCTGCTCGCAGCCGATCCAAGCGCCAGGGAGACGGTTAGCATGGCGGTGGTGGCGAGCGATCACTTCATTACGCCGGTCAGCGAGTTCCACGCCACAGTTGGCAGGATCTGGGACCACGTCGAAGCAACCGGCGCCCTCGGGACGATCGGCATTCCACCAACCCGGCCGGAAACCGGCTACGGCTATATTGAGACCGGAACCGATCTCGGTAACGGGATCTTTGAAGTCAAGCGATTTCGGGAGAAGCCCGACCTTCCCACCGCCGAAGTATTTCTGGCATCAGGGAATTTTCTCTGGAACTCCGGAATGTTCTTTTGGAAGCTCGATTCCTTCATGGCGCAGCTTGAAAGGAGTCAACCGGAGCTCGCCACCGGCGTTTTTGAAATCGCAGCCCGCCTGCGGGAGCTTCGATCCGACGACGCCGCCGAACGGTTTGCCCAGTTGCCGAAGATCAGCGTGGACTACGCGGTGATGGAATCGGCGGAACAGGTCGCCGTCGCCCCGGCCACATTCGATTGGGACGACGCCGGAAGCTGGGACGCGCTGGATCGTTTTATGCCCGCCGGGGAGTCCGGGAACGTCGCCCTTGGAGGCGCCGTTCTTCACGAGGCCAACGATTCGGTGGTTTATGTCGAGGGAGGTCCGCTTGTGGCGGCGATCGGTGTCAGGGGGTTGGTTATTGTTTCCACGCCAGACGCCGTACTCGTCATGCCGAAGGAGAGAGCCCAGGACGTCAAGAAGATCCTGGAGAGCCTTCGCGATAGCCGATCCGATTTGCTCTAA